The Phormidium sp. PBR-2020 DNA segment AGTTTCGTATGGAAATTCTTGGCACAGAACGCCTAGTGACTTATGTGCTGATTATCGGACAAGACCAGCAAAAACCCGTCATAAAGCGAGAGATATTACGCTACAAACGCGGCGAATATGGCTCCCCTTTTCATTTTATCGACTTCCAGAATGGTAAAGGATACGCCATCAAAAATGAGGAAGACTTCAAGAGTGATGAAGACCTAGAGCGAGAACAACAAGAGCTAGAATCTGCTAATATTTTAGCCATTAAAGGACTAGGGCAATTTCAACGATTTAAAGCCGCCAATGCCTTCCGTTCCCTGATAGAAAATTGGCATATTTCTGATTTTCATATTAGCAATGCGAGAGGTAGCAAAGATGCACTCTATGCTGAACACCTTTCCCCCACCGGTGACAATATGGCAGTCGTTGCCCAATATATTTACCAAGAACATCCCGAAATTTTTGACGAAATCTTGAAGCGTATGCAGGCACGAATTCCCGGTGTGTCGCAAGTCGAAGCTAAGAACACCGAAGACGGTAGACTAATCCTGAAATTTCAAGATAAAGCCTTTCAAGATCCCTTTATTGATCGCTATGTATCCGATGGCACTATGAAAATGTTTGCCTATCTAATTCTGCTATTTGACCCCAAACCTTACCCCTTATTATGTGTTGAGGAACCAGAAAACCAACTTTATCCCAGCCTTTTACAACAACTTGCCGAAGAATTTGCCAGCTATGCCCATCGAGGCGGACAAGTTTTTGTTTCCACCCACTCCCCCTATTTTCTCAATGCGGTTCCCCTAGACAGCATCTTTTGGCTCATCAAACACCAAGGCATCACCAAAATCCAGAAGGCCACTGATAGCGAAACCTTAAGACGTCTTGTAGAAGCAGGAGATCTGCCCGGTTATCTCTGGAACCAGGGCTGGTTTGAAGGAGTTGCCCCCTAATGAGTTACGATTTGATTTTTTTGTTAGAAGAACCCTCGATTAAGATTGTTTTAGAGGAGATTCTTCCCACACTTATTCCAGATGAGGTTCACTATATTTGTATTGCCCACCAAGGCAAACAAGATTTAGCCAAATCTATCCCCAAAAAAATCAAAGCCTTTCAGTTCAAACCGGCCACAAAATTTGTGATCGTTCATGACCAAGATTCCCACGATTGCAAAACCCTGAAAGCCGATTTGTTAAAAATCTGTCAAAATGCTGGAAAATTAGATGTATCGATTCGGATTATTTGCCATGAACTTGAATCTTGGTTTCTCGGTGACCTAGCGGCCGTCGAAAAAGCCTATGCTCTCAAACCCAAGAGTCTCAGCAGCAAACAAGACCAGCGCAAATTCCGAG contains these protein-coding regions:
- a CDS encoding AAA family ATPase; this translates as MKIVSIKIKNYRVFENIEIKNIPAFCVIIGANGTGKSTLFDVFEFLRDALKNNIRQALQIRGGFNEVITRSKQNEDIEIELKFRMEILGTERLVTYVLIIGQDQQKPVIKREILRYKRGEYGSPFHFIDFQNGKGYAIKNEEDFKSDEDLEREQQELESANILAIKGLGQFQRFKAANAFRSLIENWHISDFHISNARGSKDALYAEHLSPTGDNMAVVAQYIYQEHPEIFDEILKRMQARIPGVSQVEAKNTEDGRLILKFQDKAFQDPFIDRYVSDGTMKMFAYLILLFDPKPYPLLCVEEPENQLYPSLLQQLAEEFASYAHRGGQVFVSTHSPYFLNAVPLDSIFWLIKHQGITKIQKATDSETLRRLVEAGDLPGYLWNQGWFEGVAP
- a CDS encoding DUF4276 family protein, with the protein product MSYDLIFLLEEPSIKIVLEEILPTLIPDEVHYICIAHQGKQDLAKSIPKKIKAFQFKPATKFVIVHDQDSHDCKTLKADLLKICQNAGKLDVSIRIICHELESWFLGDLAAVEKAYALKPKSLSSKQDQRKFRDPDQLNSAKQELRKLVREYYPATHAKAIAPHLSLADNKSHSFQVFLAGIRKLVNDKREAN